In a genomic window of Spirosoma agri:
- a CDS encoding efflux RND transporter permease subunit: MNLIRSALRKPITILVLVASLFFFGINAVRNIKIDIFPNLNLPVIYISQPFGGYTPNQMEAFFGKQYVNLLLYVSGVKSIETKNIQGITLLKLSFYEGTNMAQAAAEVSAYSNRAQAQFPPGSQPPFILRFDASTLPVGQLVLSSPKRTNNELQDLANVYIRSGFTSIPGLVSPAPFGGNSRSIVIKADPELLRAHNLTPDQLVAALRINNQATPAGNVRVGDLNYFTPANTTILNIADFGNIPLYTGTVQNLTLKDVATIEDGADITQGYVLVNGKRSVYLPITKSADASTWEVVQNLKAALPRFQALLPEDVTLTYTFDQSVYVINAVKSLMTEGAIGAILTGLMVLLFLGDVRGALIVIITIPTCIISGVLFLSLFGQTINIMTLSGLSLAIGILVDESTVTIENIHQHMDMGKPKALAIWDACKEIAFSKLLILFCILAVFAPAFTMTGIPGALFLPLALAIGFSMVTSYLMAQTLVPVLANWMMKEHHPTSNGKAHKQESTNLDLLKANGKNGNGSVNGKHEPDDILRQKEELAHQIDLNKDGKISFFERVRARFVRFIDRTLPYRRPIVLIYVLGSLAIAGLLITTIGRDVLPKVEGEQFQVRLRNPDGTRLEKTESTMLKTIDVLNKLVGKENVEITSAMVGMHGAQFSTSPIYLFMAGPQEGVLQVSLKEGYDVDMDELKDKFRASMKQALPDVKLSFEPIELTDKILSQGSPTPIEVKLSGKNKKQNEEYANKVIAKLNKIPYLRDVQIGQSTKYPTINVTIDRVRAAQLGTDISAISRSLIASTSSSRYTEKSVWIDPKSSQSYSVQVQVPENRMTTVNDLGEIPVLPNTNRPVLSDVATIQKGTTYGENDNIGAIPVLSVTANLNDMDLGTAARDVQKAIDSLGELPRGLTVKMQGLTQVLIDTLDSLQTGLLTAIVVIFLMLAANFQSFKVSLVVLCTVPAVLVGSLVLLMITGSTLNLQSYMGMIMSVGVSISNAVLMVTNAEELRMRNGDALKSAREAASVRMRPIVMTSVAMVVGMIPMASGLGEGGSQSAPLGRAVIGGLIASTFAALFILPLVFAWVQGKTSTDSVSLDPEDKESKFYIPTSYESVN; this comes from the coding sequence ATGAATTTAATACGATCCGCGTTACGAAAGCCAATTACGATTCTGGTTCTAGTGGCTAGCTTGTTCTTCTTCGGTATAAATGCAGTCCGTAATATCAAGATTGACATTTTCCCGAATTTGAATTTGCCGGTCATTTACATATCACAACCGTTTGGTGGCTACACGCCCAACCAGATGGAAGCCTTTTTCGGGAAGCAATACGTCAATCTGCTGCTTTACGTATCGGGAGTGAAGAGTATTGAAACCAAAAACATTCAGGGGATAACCTTACTGAAGTTATCGTTTTACGAGGGTACTAACATGGCCCAGGCCGCTGCCGAAGTATCTGCCTATTCAAACCGTGCGCAGGCGCAGTTTCCGCCAGGGTCGCAGCCCCCGTTCATCCTGCGCTTCGATGCATCTACGCTGCCGGTCGGCCAACTGGTTTTGAGTAGTCCGAAACGAACCAACAATGAATTGCAGGATTTAGCCAACGTTTATATCCGCTCTGGGTTTACCTCCATTCCCGGCCTGGTATCTCCGGCACCGTTCGGTGGAAACTCGCGTTCCATTGTCATCAAGGCGGATCCGGAACTGCTGCGAGCCCACAACCTGACGCCCGATCAGCTGGTGGCTGCGCTACGTATCAACAACCAGGCAACGCCCGCCGGAAACGTGCGGGTTGGGGACTTAAACTATTTTACGCCTGCCAATACCACGATCCTGAACATTGCGGATTTTGGCAACATTCCGCTCTATACCGGAACGGTGCAAAACCTGACACTGAAAGATGTGGCAACGATCGAAGACGGAGCTGATATTACCCAGGGGTACGTACTCGTCAACGGAAAACGATCCGTATATCTGCCCATTACGAAGTCGGCGGATGCCTCCACATGGGAAGTCGTACAAAATCTGAAAGCGGCTCTGCCTCGTTTTCAGGCGCTTCTGCCGGAGGATGTAACCCTCACGTATACGTTCGATCAGTCGGTGTATGTAATCAATGCCGTAAAGAGCCTGATGACCGAAGGTGCCATTGGTGCCATTCTGACGGGGCTGATGGTCTTGTTGTTTCTGGGCGACGTGCGGGGCGCATTGATCGTTATCATTACGATTCCGACCTGTATTATTTCGGGCGTTCTGTTCCTGTCGTTATTCGGGCAGACGATCAATATTATGACGTTGAGCGGCCTTTCGCTGGCGATCGGGATTCTGGTCGATGAGAGTACGGTAACGATCGAAAATATTCACCAGCACATGGATATGGGTAAACCTAAGGCCCTCGCCATCTGGGATGCCTGTAAAGAGATCGCGTTTTCTAAACTCCTGATTCTGTTCTGTATTCTGGCCGTTTTTGCGCCCGCGTTCACGATGACGGGTATCCCCGGAGCCTTGTTCCTGCCGCTGGCGTTAGCCATTGGTTTTTCGATGGTCACGTCGTACCTGATGGCTCAAACGCTGGTGCCGGTACTGGCCAACTGGATGATGAAAGAACACCATCCGACCAGTAACGGGAAGGCCCATAAGCAGGAAAGTACGAATCTGGATCTGCTAAAGGCCAACGGTAAAAACGGTAATGGAAGCGTTAATGGGAAACATGAGCCCGACGACATACTCCGCCAGAAAGAAGAACTCGCCCACCAAATTGACCTCAACAAGGACGGAAAGATCAGCTTTTTTGAGCGGGTGCGGGCGCGGTTTGTTCGCTTTATCGACCGGACGCTTCCCTACCGGAGACCCATTGTTCTGATCTACGTCCTCGGTTCGCTCGCCATTGCTGGCCTGTTGATTACCACGATTGGACGGGATGTTCTGCCTAAAGTCGAAGGAGAGCAGTTTCAGGTTCGGTTGCGCAATCCCGACGGCACCCGACTGGAGAAGACTGAATCCACAATGCTCAAAACCATCGATGTGTTGAACAAACTGGTTGGCAAGGAAAACGTCGAGATAACGTCCGCTATGGTCGGCATGCACGGCGCTCAGTTTTCTACCAGCCCTATCTACCTGTTCATGGCCGGTCCTCAGGAGGGGGTTTTGCAGGTGAGTCTGAAAGAAGGCTATGATGTCGATATGGACGAGTTAAAAGACAAGTTTCGGGCCAGTATGAAACAGGCGCTGCCTGATGTGAAGCTGTCGTTTGAACCTATCGAACTAACGGATAAAATTCTGAGCCAGGGGTCGCCGACGCCAATTGAAGTGAAACTATCGGGTAAGAATAAAAAACAGAACGAAGAGTACGCCAACAAGGTAATTGCCAAGTTGAATAAGATTCCGTACCTGCGTGATGTTCAAATTGGCCAGTCGACCAAGTATCCGACCATCAACGTGACGATCGATCGCGTTCGGGCGGCTCAGTTAGGAACTGACATATCGGCTATTTCGCGCTCGCTGATTGCCTCTACGTCATCGTCGCGTTACACGGAGAAAAGCGTCTGGATTGATCCGAAATCGAGTCAAAGCTACAGCGTTCAGGTGCAAGTGCCGGAAAACCGGATGACGACCGTAAACGATCTGGGTGAGATTCCCGTGTTGCCAAACACAAACCGTCCGGTACTGAGTGATGTCGCTACCATTCAAAAGGGCACGACCTACGGCGAAAACGACAACATTGGGGCTATTCCGGTGCTGTCGGTAACGGCCAATCTGAACGATATGGATCTGGGAACCGCTGCCAGGGATGTGCAAAAAGCGATTGACTCGCTAGGCGAACTACCGCGCGGATTAACCGTGAAAATGCAGGGACTGACGCAGGTGCTGATCGATACACTCGATAGTCTGCAAACGGGTCTGCTGACGGCAATCGTGGTTATTTTCCTGATGCTGGCGGCTAACTTCCAGTCGTTCAAAGTATCGCTGGTCGTTTTGTGTACGGTGCCGGCCGTATTGGTCGGTTCATTGGTTCTGCTGATGATTACGGGCTCAACGCTCAATTTGCAATCGTATATGGGCATGATCATGTCGGTGGGCGTATCCATTTCCAACGCCGTTCTAATGGTCACCAACGCCGAAGAACTACGAATGCGAAACGGTGATGCACTCAAATCAGCTCGCGAGGCTGCGTCGGTGCGGATGCGCCCCATTGTGATGACCAGCGTTGCGATGGTGGTCGGTATGATTCCGATGGCATCCGGTCTGGGCGAAGGGGGATCGCAATCGGCTCCACTGGGCCGCGCCGTCATTGGTGGGCTGATCGCATCGACATTTGCCGCGCTGTTTATTCTGCCGCTGGTATTTGCCTGGGTGCAGGGCAAAACATCGACGGACTCCGTGTCGCTCGATCCTGAAGACAAAGAAAGTAAGTTCTATATTCCAACCTCCTATGAATCGGTTAATTAA
- a CDS encoding efflux RND transporter periplasmic adaptor subunit, whose amino-acid sequence MNRLINKPYHTLFVLAGGLFLFSSLTSCHSSEGKEEVAEKAEAPAATEVFTLTKGKLSSTLQIPGELVAFRDVDIYAKVSGFIKTLNVDVGSEVRQGQLLALAEAPELSAQLSSAQSKLKGQEAVSIGSKANYERILEASKFSGAVSKNDVDQALAKRNADLAQLEAAKSAYREVADLKKYLEIRAPFDGIISARNASTGAYIGPSGKGSEFPLFVLTEQKKLRLVISVPEAYTGYVDQNDAVSFSVKAFPDKKFTGQVKRQAGALDKRLRSERVEIDVANTDKKLLPGMIAEVTVPLPTKNNTFIVPKSAIVNSTTGVFIIKNSNGKAEWVPVKRGLEADEKVEIFGQLTEGDQFVKAANEEIRDGSSLKAK is encoded by the coding sequence ATGAATCGGTTAATTAATAAGCCATACCACACGCTGTTTGTCCTTGCCGGAGGATTATTCCTGTTCAGTTCGCTCACCAGTTGTCATTCGTCGGAAGGCAAAGAAGAAGTGGCGGAAAAAGCCGAAGCACCGGCAGCTACGGAGGTATTTACCCTCACGAAAGGCAAGCTGTCTTCGACACTACAGATACCGGGCGAACTGGTGGCGTTTCGTGACGTTGATATTTACGCTAAAGTGAGCGGCTTTATTAAAACGCTGAACGTTGATGTCGGTTCCGAAGTGCGGCAGGGTCAGTTGCTGGCCCTGGCCGAAGCGCCGGAGCTGAGCGCCCAGTTATCGTCGGCGCAGTCAAAGCTTAAAGGACAGGAAGCGGTTTCTATCGGTAGTAAGGCCAACTACGAGCGGATTCTGGAAGCCAGTAAATTCTCCGGGGCCGTTTCGAAAAATGATGTCGATCAGGCACTGGCAAAGCGGAATGCTGATCTGGCCCAGTTAGAGGCCGCAAAATCGGCTTATCGGGAGGTGGCCGATTTGAAAAAGTACCTGGAGATTCGCGCACCGTTCGACGGAATCATCAGCGCGCGGAACGCCAGTACGGGTGCGTACATTGGCCCGTCGGGTAAAGGGTCTGAATTTCCATTGTTCGTACTGACCGAGCAGAAAAAGCTACGTCTGGTCATTTCCGTTCCTGAAGCCTACACGGGCTATGTGGACCAGAATGATGCAGTGAGTTTCAGCGTCAAGGCATTTCCGGATAAGAAATTTACGGGACAGGTGAAACGGCAGGCCGGTGCACTAGACAAACGACTGCGTTCGGAGCGGGTAGAGATCGATGTGGCCAATACTGACAAAAAACTGCTGCCCGGTATGATTGCCGAAGTGACCGTTCCGCTGCCTACCAAAAATAATACGTTTATCGTGCCTAAATCGGCCATTGTCAATTCAACGACAGGAGTCTTTATCATTAAGAATAGTAATGGTAAAGCCGAATGGGTTCCAGTAAAACGAGGACTGGAGGCTGACGAAAAGGTCGAAATATTTGGACAATTAACCGAAGGAGATCAGTTCGTTAAAGCCGCCAACGAAGAGATCAGAGACGGATCTTCGCTGAAAGCCAAATAA
- a CDS encoding M24 family metallopeptidase, whose amino-acid sequence MFKSVHLLLKLVIVSLFISTATAQSIPPSTVLPERDRARVIDDILDDRFTNFLPQLMRREGVDMWIIISREYNEDPVLRTMLPSTWLSARRRTIIVFYDPNQSAGAKGDDKGIEKLAIARYDVGNLLKGAWDIDVRPNQWEALAKIIEDRKPKKIGLNMSTNYGHADGLSFSEHEEFIKKLPADYQKRIVSAEKLAVGWLETRTEKEMAIYPLICRLSHQIIQEGFSEQVIQPGVTTTDDVVWWFRQRITNLGLDTWFHPTVDVQRADDQDFNHLRTFAKRPDKQVIMPGDLLHVDFGITYLRLNTDQQQHAYVLRPGETDVPESIKAAFKQGNRLQDILTEQFSAGKTGNQMLLAALEQSKKEGIKGTIYSHPIGVHGHAAGPTIGLWDQQKGVPGPGDYPLLANTAYSIELNAAVEIPEWKKVVRIMLEEDGFFDGKTFRYIDGRQTEIYTIPRKLGYVK is encoded by the coding sequence ATGTTTAAATCAGTACATCTTCTCCTCAAATTAGTTATAGTCTCCTTGTTCATTTCAACGGCAACGGCCCAATCCATTCCGCCCTCAACGGTTTTACCCGAACGCGACCGGGCTCGGGTGATCGACGATATTTTGGATGACCGGTTCACTAATTTTCTCCCCCAGCTCATGCGCCGGGAAGGGGTCGATATGTGGATCATCATTTCCCGTGAGTACAACGAAGATCCGGTGCTGCGGACCATGCTACCGTCAACCTGGTTATCGGCGCGTCGGCGTACGATCATCGTTTTCTACGATCCTAATCAGTCCGCTGGTGCGAAGGGTGATGACAAAGGCATTGAGAAGCTGGCCATTGCCCGCTATGACGTGGGTAACCTGCTCAAGGGAGCTTGGGATATTGACGTTCGCCCGAACCAGTGGGAAGCACTGGCGAAGATTATCGAAGACCGCAAGCCCAAGAAGATTGGCCTGAATATGTCAACCAATTATGGTCATGCAGATGGTCTGTCGTTCTCGGAACACGAAGAGTTCATAAAAAAATTACCAGCTGACTATCAGAAACGCATCGTTTCAGCGGAGAAGCTGGCCGTAGGCTGGCTCGAAACCCGAACGGAAAAAGAGATGGCAATTTATCCGCTCATCTGCCGGTTATCGCACCAGATCATTCAGGAAGGCTTTTCAGAACAAGTGATTCAGCCGGGCGTTACCACGACCGACGATGTGGTTTGGTGGTTTCGGCAACGCATCACCAATCTAGGTTTAGACACGTGGTTTCACCCAACCGTCGATGTGCAACGGGCCGACGATCAGGACTTCAATCACCTCCGCACGTTTGCCAAACGACCCGACAAGCAGGTCATCATGCCGGGCGATCTGCTTCATGTTGACTTTGGGATTACTTACCTGCGCCTGAACACCGACCAGCAACAACACGCCTACGTGCTGCGCCCCGGCGAAACCGATGTTCCCGAATCGATTAAAGCGGCCTTCAAGCAGGGCAACCGGTTACAGGATATTCTGACGGAACAGTTCAGCGCGGGAAAAACGGGAAATCAGATGCTGCTCGCAGCGTTGGAACAATCGAAAAAAGAGGGTATCAAAGGCACAATTTACTCGCACCCAATTGGTGTTCACGGGCATGCAGCGGGCCCGACGATCGGCCTATGGGATCAGCAAAAAGGCGTTCCCGGCCCCGGTGACTATCCGTTGTTAGCGAACACGGCTTATTCAATTGAACTCAACGCAGCCGTCGAAATACCGGAATGGAAGAAAGTGGTCCGGATCATGCTCGAAGAAGATGGCTTTTTCGACGGGAAGACGTTTCGCTACATCGACGGTCGCCAAACCGAAATCTACACCATCCCCAGAAAATTGGGTTACGTCAAATAA
- a CDS encoding DUF5686 and carboxypeptidase regulatory-like domain-containing protein, which yields MKSTLLVLFVFLQSTISFAQSGGTGLRGTIKNAQGEALPYAAVVVKGTPSGTITNAEGRYEIALAPGKYTIVFQYLGFQTVQKSVDIETGFTTLDATLEEQALRLAEVEAKAGNEDPAYTIMRRAIAKSRFHQLQVQRFKARVYTKSSFTVTDLPNLAEMAFRKQLKEAEKEANFKVGVPLLNETVAEVSFSQPNTYRQRIIANRNSQGDFLSPNQFYNASFYNPTIANTVSPLSPKAFAYYKFEYKGTFRETGPDGKAIEISKIQVIPRQYGEGVFRGSIYIIENTWAIHSLQLETINNIGVSFTIRHVCTPIQGVWMPTNQRYNGSGSYLGVKATGYYIRNLTFTEFVVNPAFVEDIEVADEKKGPPTTTLSKGDIKGKQFDELVKKQKEFSTKNLKQLVKEYEKQEKQARKSRKEDVTVMRDDSLVVDSLARKRSNTFWDSLRSVPLTSAEVKSYRKADSLGLVREIKAPGTDTTKRDTTKKKNPNRFSPGQLISGNTWRLSKQSSLIYTSPITRIEYNTVEGYSLEGALTFRYRARVDSVNRFRQIPLGEWTLGGTGRYQFGRKQFVGYGQAGYQYKNTRVNLSGGRYLYQFNPDNPISPFLNSLTTLLFEQNFAKLYQKDFLNLTISATPFRQRLNLSSSLEYAQRSELANYKEDLKPWINWRNRVYTANRPENAELVNTGFLTHNALVFNLTASARLGATQYTIRNGRRTALRDNDSPLLTVNYRKGINGLAGSDVDYDFLQATISHSFETGIRSRLNYQIGAGAFLTDKQLYFPDFKHFAGNQFFFQQGDVVSTFRLLPYYQYSTGKRFVEGHVLGEFRKLLVTQLTLVRLIGLKENLFVHYLYTPNSQHYTEIGYGLDGLIPQVFPFFRVEVISQWQDAKYQGLGFRIGTTLKFGR from the coding sequence ATGAAGTCTACGTTACTCGTTCTGTTTGTTTTTCTTCAGTCAACCATAAGTTTTGCGCAATCGGGCGGTACAGGTCTGCGGGGGACCATAAAAAATGCGCAGGGTGAAGCGCTGCCCTATGCTGCCGTTGTTGTGAAGGGAACGCCAAGCGGAACAATTACCAATGCCGAGGGTCGCTATGAGATCGCACTGGCACCGGGTAAATACACGATCGTTTTTCAATACCTGGGCTTCCAGACCGTGCAGAAATCGGTGGACATTGAAACCGGGTTTACAACGCTGGATGCAACCTTGGAAGAGCAGGCGTTGCGACTGGCCGAGGTGGAAGCCAAAGCAGGCAATGAGGACCCGGCCTATACCATCATGCGTCGCGCTATTGCCAAGAGTCGGTTTCACCAGCTACAGGTGCAGCGGTTCAAGGCGCGGGTCTATACCAAGTCGTCGTTCACCGTAACCGATCTGCCTAATCTGGCCGAGATGGCGTTTCGCAAGCAACTGAAAGAGGCCGAAAAAGAAGCTAATTTTAAGGTTGGTGTGCCACTGTTGAATGAAACGGTGGCCGAAGTCTCATTCAGTCAGCCCAATACCTACCGCCAGCGGATTATCGCCAATCGAAACTCGCAGGGCGATTTCCTGAGTCCGAATCAATTCTATAACGCGAGTTTTTACAACCCTACCATTGCCAATACGGTATCTCCGCTGTCGCCCAAAGCGTTTGCTTATTACAAATTCGAGTATAAGGGCACCTTTCGGGAGACGGGTCCGGATGGCAAAGCGATCGAAATCAGTAAGATTCAGGTCATACCACGGCAATACGGTGAAGGTGTTTTTCGGGGCAGTATCTACATCATCGAAAACACATGGGCTATCCATAGCCTGCAACTGGAGACAATCAACAACATTGGTGTTTCATTTACGATCCGGCACGTATGCACACCGATACAGGGCGTCTGGATGCCAACGAACCAACGCTACAACGGCAGCGGGTCCTATCTGGGCGTGAAAGCAACGGGCTATTACATTCGTAATCTTACGTTTACTGAGTTCGTTGTTAACCCGGCTTTCGTAGAAGATATTGAGGTGGCCGACGAGAAAAAAGGACCGCCCACAACGACGCTGTCGAAAGGGGATATTAAAGGAAAACAATTCGATGAGCTGGTAAAAAAACAGAAAGAATTTTCGACCAAGAATTTGAAACAGTTGGTCAAAGAATACGAAAAGCAGGAGAAACAGGCCCGCAAGAGCCGCAAGGAGGACGTAACGGTTATGCGTGATGATTCACTGGTGGTCGATTCGCTGGCGCGCAAACGCTCGAACACGTTCTGGGATTCGCTGCGATCGGTACCCCTGACCTCTGCCGAAGTGAAAAGCTACCGCAAGGCCGATAGCCTTGGGCTGGTTCGTGAAATTAAAGCGCCCGGTACAGATACCACCAAACGCGACACTACGAAGAAAAAGAACCCAAACCGGTTTTCGCCGGGACAACTCATCAGTGGCAATACGTGGCGATTGAGCAAACAAAGCTCGCTGATTTACACCAGCCCAATAACCCGAATCGAATACAACACCGTGGAAGGCTATTCGTTGGAAGGGGCGCTGACTTTTCGCTACCGGGCCCGGGTCGATTCTGTAAATAGGTTCCGGCAGATTCCGCTGGGTGAATGGACACTTGGGGGAACGGGTCGTTATCAGTTTGGGCGAAAGCAGTTTGTGGGCTACGGGCAGGCAGGCTACCAGTACAAAAATACGCGCGTCAACCTGTCGGGAGGGCGGTATCTTTACCAGTTCAATCCGGACAACCCGATCAGCCCGTTTCTGAACTCGCTGACGACGCTCCTGTTCGAACAGAATTTTGCGAAACTCTATCAGAAAGATTTCCTGAATCTGACCATCAGCGCCACGCCGTTCAGACAGCGCCTGAACCTGTCGAGTAGTCTTGAATACGCCCAACGCTCGGAACTGGCCAATTATAAAGAAGACCTGAAACCCTGGATCAACTGGCGCAATCGGGTCTACACGGCCAATCGGCCCGAGAATGCCGAATTGGTGAATACGGGTTTCCTGACACACAACGCACTCGTCTTCAATCTGACTGCATCGGCGCGGTTAGGGGCTACGCAGTACACGATACGGAACGGACGGCGGACGGCCCTGCGCGACAACGATAGCCCGTTGCTGACCGTCAACTACCGGAAAGGTATCAATGGCTTGGCTGGTTCGGATGTCGATTATGATTTTTTGCAAGCAACGATCAGTCATTCATTCGAGACCGGAATCCGCAGCCGGTTGAACTACCAGATCGGTGCCGGTGCTTTCCTGACGGATAAGCAGCTCTATTTTCCTGATTTCAAACATTTCGCAGGCAATCAATTCTTCTTCCAGCAGGGCGACGTGGTATCTACGTTCCGTCTGTTGCCCTATTACCAGTACAGTACGGGTAAACGGTTCGTTGAGGGGCATGTGCTTGGTGAGTTTCGTAAGTTGCTGGTTACGCAGTTAACGTTGGTTCGACTTATTGGTCTGAAAGAGAACCTGTTTGTTCACTACCTCTACACACCCAATTCACAGCATTACACCGAAATTGGGTACGGGCTGGACGGACTGATTCCGCAGGTTTTTCCGTTTTTTCGGGTAGAAGTTATTTCCCAATGGCAGGACGCCAAGTATCAGGGGTTGGGTTTCCGGATCGGCACGACGCTGAAATTTGGCCGTTAG